The Phoenix dactylifera cultivar Barhee BC4 chromosome 15, palm_55x_up_171113_PBpolish2nd_filt_p, whole genome shotgun sequence genome contains a region encoding:
- the LOC103704244 gene encoding protein NONRESPONDING TO OXYLIPINS 2, mitochondrial-like isoform X2: MASLCRSAVVFAARSAAVRSKTLLPKPTPSRRATSFLRRSVAPALGCVESLMPLHSAIASARLRSFIAVDSSCWSWLSQGRALPL, encoded by the exons ATGGCGTCGCTCTGTAGGTCGGCCGTCGTCTTCGCCGCGAGGTCAGCCGCCGTCCGCTCCAAAACCCTGCTTCCCAAGCCCACGCCTTCCAGGAGAGCTACCTCTTTCCTTCGGAG GTCGGTGGCGCCGGCGCTGGGATGTGTGGAGTCTCTGATGCCTCTCCACAGCGCCATCGCCTCCGCCCGGCTCAGGTCGTTCATAGCCGTCGATTCCTCCTGCTGGAGCTGGCTTTCTCAGG GGCGTGCTTTACCTTTGTGA
- the LOC103704244 gene encoding protein NONRESPONDING TO OXYLIPINS 2, mitochondrial-like isoform X1: MASLCRSAVVFAARSAAVRSKTLLPKPTPSRRATSFLRRSVAPALGCVESLMPLHSAIASARLRSFIAVDSSCWSWLSQGLNKRI; this comes from the exons ATGGCGTCGCTCTGTAGGTCGGCCGTCGTCTTCGCCGCGAGGTCAGCCGCCGTCCGCTCCAAAACCCTGCTTCCCAAGCCCACGCCTTCCAGGAGAGCTACCTCTTTCCTTCGGAG GTCGGTGGCGCCGGCGCTGGGATGTGTGGAGTCTCTGATGCCTCTCCACAGCGCCATCGCCTCCGCCCGGCTCAGGTCGTTCATAGCCGTCGATTCCTCCTGCTGGAGCTGGCTTTCTCAGG GTTTAAACAAGCGCATCTGA